The window GGGCCGCCCGACCCGTTCCACGGCCCGCTCGACGGGGACGGCGACACCGGCGCCGAGGCCTCCCTGCGCACTCTGCCCCTGGTTCACGCCGACGCCGGAAAGCTGGCCGAGCTGTTGCGCGAGGAGACCGGTGTACTCTCCCAGTCCGGCCATGCCAGCGTCGACGAGCGCACCAACACACTGATCCTGCACGATACCCCGGAGCACCTCGACGAGGCCGAGCGGCTCATCGACAAACTGGACCGGGCCAACCGCCAGGTGATGATCGAGGCGCGCATCGTCCTTGCCTCGGGCGAGTACGCGCGGGAACTCGGCAGCCGCCTGGGCCTTTCGAGCCAACGCGGCGACGGCCACTTCGCCTTCGACACCCTACCCGGCAGTGAGGGAGCCGCCCTGGGCGACGGGCTACTCGCCGACCTGCCGCCGGTGGGCGAAGGCGCGCGCCTGAGCGTCTCCGTAGGCGAGGTGGGCGAGCGCCTGCTGCAGCTTGAACTCTCGGCGATGGAGGCCGAGGGCCACGGGCGCGTGGTCTCGAGCCCGCGGGTCCTGACCACCGAAAGGCAGACGGCGCGCATCGAGCAGGGCGTCCAGATCCCCTACCAGGAGACGGCCGAATCCGGCGCCACCGCGGTCGCTTTTGAGGACGCCTCCCTGTCGCTGACCGCCACTCCGCAGGTGACCGACGGGGATGCGGTGAACCTCGCCCTGCGCGTGACCAAGGACGCCGTCGGGCAGATCTACGAGGGCGTGCCGAGCATCGACACCCAGGCCGTCGCCACCCGCCTGCGCGTGCAGGCCGGCGAGACCATCGTCCTCGGCGGCGTGCGTGAGCACGAGCAGCGCGAGCGGCGTCAAGCGGTGCCGTGGCTCGGCGACCTGCCACTGGTCGGCTGGCTGTTCCGCCAGCGCCGATCGGAGCAGAGCCACCACGAGCTGCTGGTCTTCGTGACGCCGCGCCTGGTCGAGGAGGGGGCGCCACCGGGGGCGGCCGTTGACGAAACTGCCCCCCGCCCCCACATTGACCGCCCCAGCCGAGCAATCGAGGACGACCGGTGAGCCTGCACGCCACCCCGCCACGCCCCTGCGCCGTCACCGAGAGCGCCAGCCGCGGTCGCCAGTATGCGGAACCCCACCCCGGGCACCGCAGCGAGTTCCAGCGCGATCGCGACCGCATCATCCACTGCGGCGCTTTCCGGCGCCTGGAGTACAAGACGCAGGTCTTCGTCAACCACGTCGGCGATCTCTACCGCACCCGGCTGACCCACACCCTGGAGGTGGGCCAGATCGCCCGCACCAGCGCCCAAGCCCTCGGCCTGAACATCGACCTGGTCGAGGCCATCGCCCTCGCCCACGACCTGGGTCACACCCCGTTCGGCCACGCCGGCCAGGACGCCCTGGCCGAGCGCATGGAGGGGCTCGGCGGCTTCGAGCACAACATCCAGTCCCTGCGCGTGGTCGACGACCTGGAGAAGCGCTATGCAAAGTTCGACGGGCTCAACCTGACCTTCGAGACCCGTGAGGGCCTGCTCAAGCGCTGCCCGGTGGAGCGCGCCCGACAGCTCGGCCCGGTGGCCGAGCGCTTCCTCGACGGCGGCCAGCCAACGCTGGAGGCGCAGCTGGTCAACGTCTGCGACGGCGTCGCCTACAACAGCCACGACGTGGACGACGGCTTGCGCTCGGGGCTGATCAGCGTCGCCGAGTGCCGCGAGACAACCCTGCTCGGCCCGCTGTTCGCTGAGGTCGAGGCGGCCTACCCCAATCTGGATGAGCGACGCACCATCTACGAGGTGGTCCGGCGCATGATCAACGTCCAGGTCGAGGATCTCATCCGCGAGTCCGCGGCACGCATCGAGGCCGCCGATCCCGCCGACGTCGAAGCGGTACGCCGGCACCCGGGGCCGCTGATCGGCTTCAGCGCGGACATGGCCCGGCGGCACCAGGACCTGAAGGACTTCCTGTTCCGCCGCCTCTACCGCCACTTCCGCGTGGCGCGCATGGTGCGCAAGAGCCAGGTGGTGGTGCAGGGGCTGTTCGACGTCTTCCTCGACGACCCGCAGCTGATGCCGGATCAGCCCCGCGATGCGGCCCACGCCGGCGAGGCCCGCCACGGCATGCCAGGGCGGGCACGGGCCGTGGCCGACTACATCGCCGGGATGACCGACCGGTTCGCCATCGAGGAGTACCGCCGGCTGTTCCGCCCCGAGGAGCTGACCTAGGCTGCGGCGGGCTCAGCCCGCCCGGACCGCCTCGGCCAGTGTGGCCGTCAGCGCCTCGGCGGCGAACTCGCTGGTCACCACGGCGTCGCCAACGCCGCGCAGGAGCACCAGGCGCAGCCGACCAGCGCGATTCTTCTTGTCCACGCTCATCAGCTCGCGGAAGCGCTCCTCGGAGATCGCCGGCGGCTGCGTGGGCAGTCCAAAGGCCTCGAGCAGGGCGGTGGTGCGCTCCAGCCCGTCGCGCGACAGCCAGCCCAGGCGCACCGACATGCGTGCCGCCATGACCATCCCCACCGCCACGGCCTCGCCGTGGAGCCAGGTGCTGTAGTCGGTCTCTGTCTCGATGGCGTGGCCGAAGGTGTGGCCCAGGTTGAGCAGGGCGCGCTCACCGGCCTCGCGCTCGTCGGCAGC of the Halorhodospira halophila genome contains:
- a CDS encoding secretin N-terminal domain-containing protein; the protein is MRRQLLPAVAAVLLAAPTGTHAGPPDPFHGPLDGDGDTGAEASLRTLPLVHADAGKLAELLREETGVLSQSGHASVDERTNTLILHDTPEHLDEAERLIDKLDRANRQVMIEARIVLASGEYARELGSRLGLSSQRGDGHFAFDTLPGSEGAALGDGLLADLPPVGEGARLSVSVGEVGERLLQLELSAMEAEGHGRVVSSPRVLTTERQTARIEQGVQIPYQETAESGATAVAFEDASLSLTATPQVTDGDAVNLALRVTKDAVGQIYEGVPSIDTQAVATRLRVQAGETIVLGGVREHEQRERRQAVPWLGDLPLVGWLFRQRRSEQSHHELLVFVTPRLVEEGAPPGAAVDETAPRPHIDRPSRAIEDDR
- a CDS encoding deoxyguanosinetriphosphate triphosphohydrolase; this translates as MSLHATPPRPCAVTESASRGRQYAEPHPGHRSEFQRDRDRIIHCGAFRRLEYKTQVFVNHVGDLYRTRLTHTLEVGQIARTSAQALGLNIDLVEAIALAHDLGHTPFGHAGQDALAERMEGLGGFEHNIQSLRVVDDLEKRYAKFDGLNLTFETREGLLKRCPVERARQLGPVAERFLDGGQPTLEAQLVNVCDGVAYNSHDVDDGLRSGLISVAECRETTLLGPLFAEVEAAYPNLDERRTIYEVVRRMINVQVEDLIRESAARIEAADPADVEAVRRHPGPLIGFSADMARRHQDLKDFLFRRLYRHFRVARMVRKSQVVVQGLFDVFLDDPQLMPDQPRDAAHAGEARHGMPGRARAVADYIAGMTDRFAIEEYRRLFRPEELT